TCTGTAGGATTTGGTTGACTATTGAGAGTTTCTTCAGACGCTAAAGCAAAACCCCAAGCCGATCCATAGGTAGTAGTAGGGGAGAAGCAAGAATGTACGTTGGGAAAAACCGCTTTTAGGGTATTGACTAAACGGGCGTGAATTTGTAGATTAGCAGGAGCGACTGGACCTGCTTGAATGACTACTATTCCCTTTGGTGCAAGAACTTTTTGCAATTTTTGATAATATTCTTTAGTGAACAAGGGAAAAGAGGGACCCTCTTCGATGGGATCGGATAAGTCAGAAATAATCACATCCCAAGTTTCTGATGTGGTATCGAGAATTTCTAAAGCGTCAGCGATCACTAACTCTACACGAGGATCATCAAAGGCGTTTTGGTGCATTTCCGGAAGATGTTCGCGACAAGCTTCGACTACTTCCCCGTCGATGTCTACCATCATCACTTTAGTTATTGTATTCCAACGCAATACTTCCCTAATCGTTGCGCCTTCACCACCTCCTAGGATGAGTACTTTTTGAGGTGAACCGTGGGCGATCAGCGCAGGATGTACTAAAGCTTCGTGATAGAGAAATTCATCTCCTGTGCAAGATTGCCACTTCCCATCGAGTACCAAAGCCTTACCGTAGGCGCCGCTTTCGACAATATACATTTCTTGATAAGCGGTTTTCTGATAGGCTAGGATGCGATTAACTCCGTGCACATAGATATCCCAGGGAGTAATATACTCACTAACCCACATATCCGCTTTTAA
The window above is part of the Gloeocapsa sp. PCC 73106 genome. Proteins encoded here:
- a CDS encoding fused MFS/spermidine synthase produces the protein MAGTELKADMWVSEYITPWDIYVHGVNRILAYQKTAYQEMYIVESGAYGKALVLDGKWQSCTGDEFLYHEALVHPALIAHGSPQKVLILGGGEGATIREVLRWNTITKVMMVDIDGEVVEACREHLPEMHQNAFDDPRVELVIADALEILDTTSETWDVIISDLSDPIEEGPSFPLFTKEYYQKLQKVLAPKGIVVIQAGPVAPANLQIHARLVNTLKAVFPNVHSCFSPTTTYGSAWGFALASEETLNSQPNPTEVDELLKTKTHGGFRAIDGIGLLSVLNTPLYIRQAIASETQVYTLSEPPKFFGKGVNS